The proteins below come from a single Etheostoma spectabile isolate EspeVRDwgs_2016 chromosome 4, UIUC_Espe_1.0, whole genome shotgun sequence genomic window:
- the LOC116687297 gene encoding leucine-rich repeat-containing protein 3 — MQDLAGPVMPRKFSIFDGFALWWWGLLFGLFIARAEVMACPTTCHCIDKSGMTVVQCMSRNLENIPSDLPRDTVVLLLASNHITHIPSHAFRELHYLQELDLSNNDIETVDLGAFQGVSDSLLALDLSNNRIQSVPKEAFARLHAKISLSNNPWHCECMLQEVLRELRLDPETVNEVICHTAVQEEYAGKSIIQVLDSGINFCNFHHKTTDVAMFVTMFGWFTMVIAYVIYYVRHNQEDARRHLEYLKSLPSSSQISKDFDTISTVL, encoded by the coding sequence ATGCAAGACTTAGCGGGGCCTGTTATGCCCAGGAAATTCTCTATCTTTGATGGCTTTGCCCTCTGGTGGTGGGGCTTGCTCTTTGGATTATTCATTGCGCGTGCAGAAGTGATGGCTTGTCCCACAACTTGCCACTGTATCGACAAGAGCGGCATGACCGTGGTCCAATGCATGTCTCGCAACCTGGAGAACATCCCGTCAGATCTTCCGAGAGATACCGTTGTCCTACTTTTGGCATCCAACCACATCACCCACATCCCAAGCCACGCATTCAGAGAACTGCACTACCTTCAGGAGCTGGACTTGTCCAACAATGACATTGAGACTGTGGACCTTGGAGCTTTCCAAGGTGTTTCAGACAGCCTCCTTGCCCTGGACCTATCAAACAATCGCATTCAAAGTGTCCCCAAAGAGGCCTTTGCACGTCTACATGCAAAAATCAGCCTGTCCAACAACCCGTGGCACTGCGAGTGCATGCTGCAGGAGGTCCTGAGGGAGCTGCGGCTGGACCCCGAGACAGTCAACGAGGTGATTTGCCACACGGCGGTGCAGGAGGAGTACGCGGGCAAATCCATCATCCAGGTGCTGGACTCAGGGATCAACTTCTGCAACTTTCACCACAAGACCACCGACGTGGCCATGTTCGTCACTATGTTCGGTTGGTTCACCATGGTGATCGCGTACGTCATCTACTATGTGCGACACAATCAGGAGGACGCCAGGAGGCACCTGGAGTACCTCAAGTCACTGCCTAGCAGCTCTCAGATCAGCAAGGACTTTGACACCATCAGCACTGTTCTCTAG
- the LOC116687296 gene encoding poly(rC)-binding protein 3 isoform X4, with amino-acid sequence MEPKVQSEGGLNVTLTIRLLMHGKEVGSIIGKKGETVKKMREESGARINISEGNCPERIVTITGPTDTIFKAFAMIAYKFEEDIINSMSNSPATSKPPVTLRLVVPASQCGSLIGKGGSKIKEMRESTGAQVQVAGDMLPNSTERAVTISGTPEAIIQCVKQICVVMLESPPKGATIPYRPKPASTPVIFSGGQAYTIQGQYAIPHPDLTKLHQLAMQQTPFTPLGQTTPAFPGLDASPPASTHELTIPNDLIGCIIGRQGTKINEIRQMSGAQIKIANAMEGSSERQITITGTPANISLAQYLINARLTSEVTGMGTL; translated from the exons GAAGTTGGAAGTATAATAGGAAAG AAAGGGGAAACGGTTAAAAAGATGCGAGAAGAG AGCGGAGCACGGATCAATATTTCTGAGGGCAACTGTCCAGAGAGGATCGTTACCATCACTGGACCAACAGACACAATATTCAAAGCTTTTGCTATGATTGCCTACAAATTTGAGGAG GACATAATCAATTCCATGAGCAACAGCCCAGCAACCAGCAAGCCCCCTGTCACCTTAAGACTTGTAGTGCCAGCCAGCCAGTGTGGCTCCCTCATAGGCAAAGGAGGctccaaaataaaagaaatgagagag TCCACAGGGGCCCAGGTTCAGGTGGCAGGGGACATGCTGCCCAACTCCACAGAACGTGCAGTTACAATCTCGGGAACCCCAGAAGCCATCATCCAGTGTGTCAAACAAATCTGTGTGGTCATGCTGGAG tCTCCACCAAAAGGTGCCACCATCCCTTATCGCCCAAAGCCCGCCTCCACACCAGTTATTTTTTCTGGTGGCCAG GCCTACACAATTCAGGGACAGTATGCCATACCACACCCAGAT TTGACCAAGCTCCACCAGTTGGCTATGCAGCAAACCCCCTTTACCCCTCTCGGACAGACCACCCCTGCTTTCCCTG GTTTGGATGCCAGTCCACCAGCCAGCACCCATGAACTCACCATTCCTAATGAT CTAATAGGCTGCATCATTGGACGCCAAGGAACCAAAATAAATGAGATTCGACAGATGTCTGGAGCACAGATAAAAATTGCCAACGCCATGGAGGGCTCGTCAGAGCGCCAGATCACCATCACAGGGACTCCTGCTAACATCAGCCTGGCCCAGTATCTAATCAATGCCAG GCTGACGTCTGAAGTCACTGGAATGGGCACACTCTAG
- the LOC116687296 gene encoding poly(rC)-binding protein 3 isoform X3, with protein MEPKVQSEGGLNVTLTIRLLMHGKEVGSIIGKKGETVKKMREESGARINISEGNCPERIVTITGPTDTIFKAFAMIAYKFEEDIINSMSNSPATSKPPVTLRLVVPASQCGSLIGKGGSKIKEMRESTGAQVQVAGDMLPNSTERAVTISGTPEAIIQCVKQICVVMLESPPKGATIPYRPKPASTPVIFSGGQAYTIQGQYAIPHPDQLTKLHQLAMQQTPFTPLGQTTPAFPGLDASPPASTHELTIPNDLIGCIIGRQGTKINEIRQMSGAQIKIANAMEGSSERQITITGTPANISLAQYLINARLTSEVTGMGTL; from the exons GAAGTTGGAAGTATAATAGGAAAG AAAGGGGAAACGGTTAAAAAGATGCGAGAAGAG AGCGGAGCACGGATCAATATTTCTGAGGGCAACTGTCCAGAGAGGATCGTTACCATCACTGGACCAACAGACACAATATTCAAAGCTTTTGCTATGATTGCCTACAAATTTGAGGAG GACATAATCAATTCCATGAGCAACAGCCCAGCAACCAGCAAGCCCCCTGTCACCTTAAGACTTGTAGTGCCAGCCAGCCAGTGTGGCTCCCTCATAGGCAAAGGAGGctccaaaataaaagaaatgagagag TCCACAGGGGCCCAGGTTCAGGTGGCAGGGGACATGCTGCCCAACTCCACAGAACGTGCAGTTACAATCTCGGGAACCCCAGAAGCCATCATCCAGTGTGTCAAACAAATCTGTGTGGTCATGCTGGAG tCTCCACCAAAAGGTGCCACCATCCCTTATCGCCCAAAGCCCGCCTCCACACCAGTTATTTTTTCTGGTGGCCAG GCCTACACAATTCAGGGACAGTATGCCATACCACACCCAGAT CAGTTGACCAAGCTCCACCAGTTGGCTATGCAGCAAACCCCCTTTACCCCTCTCGGACAGACCACCCCTGCTTTCCCTG GTTTGGATGCCAGTCCACCAGCCAGCACCCATGAACTCACCATTCCTAATGAT CTAATAGGCTGCATCATTGGACGCCAAGGAACCAAAATAAATGAGATTCGACAGATGTCTGGAGCACAGATAAAAATTGCCAACGCCATGGAGGGCTCGTCAGAGCGCCAGATCACCATCACAGGGACTCCTGCTAACATCAGCCTGGCCCAGTATCTAATCAATGCCAG GCTGACGTCTGAAGTCACTGGAATGGGCACACTCTAG
- the LOC116687296 gene encoding poly(rC)-binding protein 3 isoform X1 produces the protein MEPKVQSEGGLNVTLTIRLLMHGKEVGSIIGKKGETVKKMREESGARINISEGNCPERIVTITGPTDTIFKAFAMIAYKFEEDIINSMSNSPATSKPPVTLRLVVPASQCGSLIGKGGSKIKEMRESTGAQVQVAGDMLPNSTERAVTISGTPEAIIQCVKQICVVMLESPPKGATIPYRPKPASTPVIFSGGQAYTIQGQYAIPHPDQLTKLHQLAMQQTPFTPLGQTTPAFPGLDASPPASTHELTIPNDLIGCIIGRQGTKINEIRQMSGAQIKIANAMEGSSERQITITGTPANISLAQYLINARFRDVAAMWNDPSSMTTS, from the exons GAAGTTGGAAGTATAATAGGAAAG AAAGGGGAAACGGTTAAAAAGATGCGAGAAGAG AGCGGAGCACGGATCAATATTTCTGAGGGCAACTGTCCAGAGAGGATCGTTACCATCACTGGACCAACAGACACAATATTCAAAGCTTTTGCTATGATTGCCTACAAATTTGAGGAG GACATAATCAATTCCATGAGCAACAGCCCAGCAACCAGCAAGCCCCCTGTCACCTTAAGACTTGTAGTGCCAGCCAGCCAGTGTGGCTCCCTCATAGGCAAAGGAGGctccaaaataaaagaaatgagagag TCCACAGGGGCCCAGGTTCAGGTGGCAGGGGACATGCTGCCCAACTCCACAGAACGTGCAGTTACAATCTCGGGAACCCCAGAAGCCATCATCCAGTGTGTCAAACAAATCTGTGTGGTCATGCTGGAG tCTCCACCAAAAGGTGCCACCATCCCTTATCGCCCAAAGCCCGCCTCCACACCAGTTATTTTTTCTGGTGGCCAG GCCTACACAATTCAGGGACAGTATGCCATACCACACCCAGAT CAGTTGACCAAGCTCCACCAGTTGGCTATGCAGCAAACCCCCTTTACCCCTCTCGGACAGACCACCCCTGCTTTCCCTG GTTTGGATGCCAGTCCACCAGCCAGCACCCATGAACTCACCATTCCTAATGAT CTAATAGGCTGCATCATTGGACGCCAAGGAACCAAAATAAATGAGATTCGACAGATGTCTGGAGCACAGATAAAAATTGCCAACGCCATGGAGGGCTCGTCAGAGCGCCAGATCACCATCACAGGGACTCCTGCTAACATCAGCCTGGCCCAGTATCTAATCAATGCCAG GTTCAGGGACGTGGCTGCCATGTGGAATGACCCCTCATCCATGACTACATCCTGA
- the LOC116687296 gene encoding poly(rC)-binding protein 3 isoform X2, giving the protein MEPKVQSEGGLNVTLTIRLLMHGKEVGSIIGKKGETVKKMREESGARINISEGNCPERIVTITGPTDTIFKAFAMIAYKFEEDIINSMSNSPATSKPPVTLRLVVPASQCGSLIGKGGSKIKEMRESTGAQVQVAGDMLPNSTERAVTISGTPEAIIQCVKQICVVMLESPPKGATIPYRPKPASTPVIFSGGQAYTIQGQYAIPHPDLTKLHQLAMQQTPFTPLGQTTPAFPGLDASPPASTHELTIPNDLIGCIIGRQGTKINEIRQMSGAQIKIANAMEGSSERQITITGTPANISLAQYLINARFRDVAAMWNDPSSMTTS; this is encoded by the exons GAAGTTGGAAGTATAATAGGAAAG AAAGGGGAAACGGTTAAAAAGATGCGAGAAGAG AGCGGAGCACGGATCAATATTTCTGAGGGCAACTGTCCAGAGAGGATCGTTACCATCACTGGACCAACAGACACAATATTCAAAGCTTTTGCTATGATTGCCTACAAATTTGAGGAG GACATAATCAATTCCATGAGCAACAGCCCAGCAACCAGCAAGCCCCCTGTCACCTTAAGACTTGTAGTGCCAGCCAGCCAGTGTGGCTCCCTCATAGGCAAAGGAGGctccaaaataaaagaaatgagagag TCCACAGGGGCCCAGGTTCAGGTGGCAGGGGACATGCTGCCCAACTCCACAGAACGTGCAGTTACAATCTCGGGAACCCCAGAAGCCATCATCCAGTGTGTCAAACAAATCTGTGTGGTCATGCTGGAG tCTCCACCAAAAGGTGCCACCATCCCTTATCGCCCAAAGCCCGCCTCCACACCAGTTATTTTTTCTGGTGGCCAG GCCTACACAATTCAGGGACAGTATGCCATACCACACCCAGAT TTGACCAAGCTCCACCAGTTGGCTATGCAGCAAACCCCCTTTACCCCTCTCGGACAGACCACCCCTGCTTTCCCTG GTTTGGATGCCAGTCCACCAGCCAGCACCCATGAACTCACCATTCCTAATGAT CTAATAGGCTGCATCATTGGACGCCAAGGAACCAAAATAAATGAGATTCGACAGATGTCTGGAGCACAGATAAAAATTGCCAACGCCATGGAGGGCTCGTCAGAGCGCCAGATCACCATCACAGGGACTCCTGCTAACATCAGCCTGGCCCAGTATCTAATCAATGCCAG GTTCAGGGACGTGGCTGCCATGTGGAATGACCCCTCATCCATGACTACATCCTGA